In Betta splendens chromosome 19, fBetSpl5.4, whole genome shotgun sequence, the following proteins share a genomic window:
- the dlgap5 gene encoding disks large-associated protein 5 isoform X1, translated as MESQFAHLRQRDTSVPMLRVKMSRRRSQSQKENRERVVNTRRRLDKLPELDTSVAVANMSVIQEKPQNTKPAKNVAGEDRLKQLERWKERKALEKQKKERERKGVFKTGLYHPKDSIALVTLPAAPQKTNETKVNMIPFQNIRVTRSMKQHPQVEKTQVVNSVSKKVQPPVERSTRSRTAAVKSTATVTKVSAVSLARSTTRPSVKAVPVVTDKPKEKAAVNVKTTKSRVVKPLEPPSGRDRNSKAGAISTTQPAGVKELKLKELNLQDPEKTPHAPNLVSSTEKERMVVGHASTDCLLSGDSETANSFAPEGFVFQAPAGLSSFKFEPLTPRSADSFLSPSFNLPPVLTFNAELPTPPKSPAHLSPCTSHSVAPASPGSPLESKHDVPYFRGVIASETDRLTVLCGQWESKVEDELIPEEMRDRMRTAVGQARLLMKERFNQFSGLVDDCELGRGEKITTCTDLQGFWDMVYYQVEDVNKKFDSLKEAEGRDWVEENKPAPRQRKLLKKQPAAPAKPTETKAAAKLRLAAVKAAMKAKQQAIEAARAAKDASNVEEKGCLNSEERPIQTEAQIADTVTFDGGFFKVESPAKQSGLVRRSSHLSATVLLQASPSSSSLTPRRTTRRSLALAQTPVSAGASLPQLVLPNPHHCLTLAQTPLQASQLQCGNLMASPCQKEKDTVNVSLCVNPVTEVLSDETQPDNSAEQSDNTVSELGTRSLVDSLQPISKAPIETQDSVCCTPNSPLVEDIPGLDFERYLRPSQRGSLSGAVAMETHSPMAVDIEMESPRALSGVSSDLTLQSPQVCPAESALLPFTPHVKNQIRQSVCPSDLMVFTPPSNM; from the exons ATGGAATCTCAGTTTGCTCACCTTCGCCAGCGGGACACCAGTGTGCCTATGCTGAGGGTGAAAATGTCCCGGAGAAGGTCTCAGTCCCAGAAGGAGAATCGAGAGCGGGTCGTGAACACAAGGAGGCGGCTGGACAAGCTGCCAGAACTCGATACCTCCGTTGCTGTGGCCAATATGTCTGTTATTCAGGAGAAGCCACAGAACACAAAGCCTGCTAAAA ATGTTGCAGGAGAAGACAGGTTAAAACAGCTTGAGCGCTGGAAAGAGCGTAAGGCTCTTGAGaagcaaaagaaagaaagagagcgaAAAGGTGTATTTAAGACAGGACTGTATCATCCAAAAGACAGCATTGCCCTCGTCACACTCCCAGCTGCCCCCCAAAAAACTAATGAG ACAAAAGTGAACATGATTCCATTCCAGAATATCAGAGTAACTCGTTCAATGAAACAGCATCCCCAAGTGGAAAAA ACACAAGTTGTAAATTCTGTGTCAAAGAAAG TTCAACCTCCAGTGGAAAGATCAACCAGAAGCCGGACTGCTGCTGTCAAATCTACAGCAACTGTGACCAAAGTCAGTGCAG TTTCACTTGCCAGATCAACAACCAGGCCCAGTGTTAAAGCAGTTCCAGTGGTAACAGACAAACCTAAAGAAAAGGCTGCAG taaatgtaaaaactaCAAAGAGCAGAGTAGTCAAGCCTCTGGAACCCCCATCTGGCAGGGACAGGAATTCTAAAG CAGGTGCTATCAGTACCACCCAGCCCGCTGGTGTGAAG GAACTCAAACTGAAGGAACTGAACCTACAGGATCCAGAGAAAACCCCTCATGCTCCCAATCTGGTATCCTCTACCGAGAAGGAACGCATGGTGGTGGGCCACGCTTCCACAGACTGTCTACTTTCTGGGGACTCTGAAACAGCAAACTCATTTGCCCCAGAAGGTTTTGTCTTCCAGGCCCCTGCTGGATTGTCATCTTTCAAGTTTGAGCCTCTTACTCCCCGCTCAGCAGATTCCTTCCTTTCACCAAG CTTCAATCTGCCTCCAGTACTTACATTTAATGCTGAGCTGCCCACTCCTCCTAAATCCCCTGCCCACTTGTCTCCATGTACATCACACTCGGTGGCTCCTGCATCTCCAGGCAGCCCGCTTGAATCAAAGCATGATGTACCATACTTTAG AGGGGTAATTGCCAGTGAGACCGACAGACTGACAGTGTTGTGTGGTCAGTGGGAATCTAAAGTGGAGGATGAGTTAATCCCAGAAGAAA TGAGAGACCGCATGCGTACAGCTGTTGGCCAGGCAAGGCTTTTGATGAAAGAACGATTCAACCAGTTCAGTGGTCTGGTAGATGACTGTGAACTGGGTCGAGGGGAGAAGATCACCACTTGCACTGACCTGCAGGGTTTTTGGGACATGGTTTATTACCAG GTAGAGGATGTCAACAAGAAATTTGACTCTCTCAAAGAAGCAGAGGGTCGAGATTGGGTGGAGGAGAACAAGCCCGCACCACGGCAGAGGAAATTACTGAAG AAACAACCAGCTGCGCCTGCTAAGCCcacagaaaccaaagcagcagccaAATTACGTCTGGCTGCTGTGAAAGCGGCTATGAAGGCCAAACAACAAGCAATAGAGGCAGCGAGAGCAGCAAAGGATGCCAGTAATGTTGAAGAGAAAGGTTGCCTGAACTCTGAGGAACGACCAATCCAAACAGAGGCCCAAATCGCAGACACTGTAACCTTTGATGGAGGGTTCTTCAAGGTGGAGAGTCCAGCCAAACAGtcag GTTTGGTTAGGAGATCCAGCCACCTCAGTGCTACTGTTCTGCTTCAGGCCTCTCCTTCCTCAAGCTCTCTTACTCCTCGAAGGACCACCCGACGGTCCCTTGCACTGGCACAAACTCCTGTTTCAGCAGGTGCCTCCCTTCCTCAGCTTGTCCTCCCTAACCCGCATCATTGTCTTACACTGGCCCAGACCCCACTACAAGCATCCCAGCTTCAGTGTGGCAACCTCATGGCAAGCCCGTGCCAAAAAGAAAAGGACACTGTAaatgtctctctctgtgtcaacCCTGTCACAGAAGTACTTTCAGATGAAACCCAGCCTGATAATAGCGCTGAACAGTCAGACAATACTGTTTCTGAACTAGGCACGCGCAGCCTTGTCGATTCACTCCAACCCATTTCTAAGGCCCCCATAGAGACCCAGGACTCTGTGTGCTGTACACCCAATAGCCCACTTGTTGAG GACATTCCAGGGTTGGACTTTGAGCGCTATCTCCGACCTTCACAGAGAGGCAGCCTGTCAGGGgcagttgccatggagacccACTCACCTATGGCAGTAGATATAGAGATGGAGAGTCCCAGag CACTGTCTGGAGTGTCTTCAGACTTAACTCTTCAGTCACCACAG gtATGCCCAGCAGAGTCTGCCCTGCTTCCCTTTACTCCACATGTGAAGAACCAGATACGTCAGTCTGTTTGTCCGAGTGACCTCATGGTGTTTACCCCTCCCTCTAATATGTAG
- the dlgap5 gene encoding disks large-associated protein 5 isoform X2 has translation MESQFAHLRQRDTSVPMLRVKMSRRRSQSQKENRERVVNTRRRLDKLPELDTSVAVANMSVIQEKPQNTKPAKNVAGEDRLKQLERWKERKALEKQKKERERKGVFKTGLYHPKDSIALVTLPAAPQKTNETKVNMIPFQNIRVTRSMKQHPQVEKTQVVNSVSKKVQPPVERSTRSRTAAVKSTATVTKVSAVSLARSTTRPSVKAVPVVTDKPKEKAAVNVKTTKSRVVKPLEPPSGRDRNSKGAISTTQPAGVKELKLKELNLQDPEKTPHAPNLVSSTEKERMVVGHASTDCLLSGDSETANSFAPEGFVFQAPAGLSSFKFEPLTPRSADSFLSPSFNLPPVLTFNAELPTPPKSPAHLSPCTSHSVAPASPGSPLESKHDVPYFRGVIASETDRLTVLCGQWESKVEDELIPEEMRDRMRTAVGQARLLMKERFNQFSGLVDDCELGRGEKITTCTDLQGFWDMVYYQVEDVNKKFDSLKEAEGRDWVEENKPAPRQRKLLKKQPAAPAKPTETKAAAKLRLAAVKAAMKAKQQAIEAARAAKDASNVEEKGCLNSEERPIQTEAQIADTVTFDGGFFKVESPAKQSGLVRRSSHLSATVLLQASPSSSSLTPRRTTRRSLALAQTPVSAGASLPQLVLPNPHHCLTLAQTPLQASQLQCGNLMASPCQKEKDTVNVSLCVNPVTEVLSDETQPDNSAEQSDNTVSELGTRSLVDSLQPISKAPIETQDSVCCTPNSPLVEDIPGLDFERYLRPSQRGSLSGAVAMETHSPMAVDIEMESPRALSGVSSDLTLQSPQVCPAESALLPFTPHVKNQIRQSVCPSDLMVFTPPSNM, from the exons ATGGAATCTCAGTTTGCTCACCTTCGCCAGCGGGACACCAGTGTGCCTATGCTGAGGGTGAAAATGTCCCGGAGAAGGTCTCAGTCCCAGAAGGAGAATCGAGAGCGGGTCGTGAACACAAGGAGGCGGCTGGACAAGCTGCCAGAACTCGATACCTCCGTTGCTGTGGCCAATATGTCTGTTATTCAGGAGAAGCCACAGAACACAAAGCCTGCTAAAA ATGTTGCAGGAGAAGACAGGTTAAAACAGCTTGAGCGCTGGAAAGAGCGTAAGGCTCTTGAGaagcaaaagaaagaaagagagcgaAAAGGTGTATTTAAGACAGGACTGTATCATCCAAAAGACAGCATTGCCCTCGTCACACTCCCAGCTGCCCCCCAAAAAACTAATGAG ACAAAAGTGAACATGATTCCATTCCAGAATATCAGAGTAACTCGTTCAATGAAACAGCATCCCCAAGTGGAAAAA ACACAAGTTGTAAATTCTGTGTCAAAGAAAG TTCAACCTCCAGTGGAAAGATCAACCAGAAGCCGGACTGCTGCTGTCAAATCTACAGCAACTGTGACCAAAGTCAGTGCAG TTTCACTTGCCAGATCAACAACCAGGCCCAGTGTTAAAGCAGTTCCAGTGGTAACAGACAAACCTAAAGAAAAGGCTGCAG taaatgtaaaaactaCAAAGAGCAGAGTAGTCAAGCCTCTGGAACCCCCATCTGGCAGGGACAGGAATTCTAAAG GTGCTATCAGTACCACCCAGCCCGCTGGTGTGAAG GAACTCAAACTGAAGGAACTGAACCTACAGGATCCAGAGAAAACCCCTCATGCTCCCAATCTGGTATCCTCTACCGAGAAGGAACGCATGGTGGTGGGCCACGCTTCCACAGACTGTCTACTTTCTGGGGACTCTGAAACAGCAAACTCATTTGCCCCAGAAGGTTTTGTCTTCCAGGCCCCTGCTGGATTGTCATCTTTCAAGTTTGAGCCTCTTACTCCCCGCTCAGCAGATTCCTTCCTTTCACCAAG CTTCAATCTGCCTCCAGTACTTACATTTAATGCTGAGCTGCCCACTCCTCCTAAATCCCCTGCCCACTTGTCTCCATGTACATCACACTCGGTGGCTCCTGCATCTCCAGGCAGCCCGCTTGAATCAAAGCATGATGTACCATACTTTAG AGGGGTAATTGCCAGTGAGACCGACAGACTGACAGTGTTGTGTGGTCAGTGGGAATCTAAAGTGGAGGATGAGTTAATCCCAGAAGAAA TGAGAGACCGCATGCGTACAGCTGTTGGCCAGGCAAGGCTTTTGATGAAAGAACGATTCAACCAGTTCAGTGGTCTGGTAGATGACTGTGAACTGGGTCGAGGGGAGAAGATCACCACTTGCACTGACCTGCAGGGTTTTTGGGACATGGTTTATTACCAG GTAGAGGATGTCAACAAGAAATTTGACTCTCTCAAAGAAGCAGAGGGTCGAGATTGGGTGGAGGAGAACAAGCCCGCACCACGGCAGAGGAAATTACTGAAG AAACAACCAGCTGCGCCTGCTAAGCCcacagaaaccaaagcagcagccaAATTACGTCTGGCTGCTGTGAAAGCGGCTATGAAGGCCAAACAACAAGCAATAGAGGCAGCGAGAGCAGCAAAGGATGCCAGTAATGTTGAAGAGAAAGGTTGCCTGAACTCTGAGGAACGACCAATCCAAACAGAGGCCCAAATCGCAGACACTGTAACCTTTGATGGAGGGTTCTTCAAGGTGGAGAGTCCAGCCAAACAGtcag GTTTGGTTAGGAGATCCAGCCACCTCAGTGCTACTGTTCTGCTTCAGGCCTCTCCTTCCTCAAGCTCTCTTACTCCTCGAAGGACCACCCGACGGTCCCTTGCACTGGCACAAACTCCTGTTTCAGCAGGTGCCTCCCTTCCTCAGCTTGTCCTCCCTAACCCGCATCATTGTCTTACACTGGCCCAGACCCCACTACAAGCATCCCAGCTTCAGTGTGGCAACCTCATGGCAAGCCCGTGCCAAAAAGAAAAGGACACTGTAaatgtctctctctgtgtcaacCCTGTCACAGAAGTACTTTCAGATGAAACCCAGCCTGATAATAGCGCTGAACAGTCAGACAATACTGTTTCTGAACTAGGCACGCGCAGCCTTGTCGATTCACTCCAACCCATTTCTAAGGCCCCCATAGAGACCCAGGACTCTGTGTGCTGTACACCCAATAGCCCACTTGTTGAG GACATTCCAGGGTTGGACTTTGAGCGCTATCTCCGACCTTCACAGAGAGGCAGCCTGTCAGGGgcagttgccatggagacccACTCACCTATGGCAGTAGATATAGAGATGGAGAGTCCCAGag CACTGTCTGGAGTGTCTTCAGACTTAACTCTTCAGTCACCACAG gtATGCCCAGCAGAGTCTGCCCTGCTTCCCTTTACTCCACATGTGAAGAACCAGATACGTCAGTCTGTTTGTCCGAGTGACCTCATGGTGTTTACCCCTCCCTCTAATATGTAG